Proteins encoded by one window of Planktothrix tepida PCC 9214:
- a CDS encoding Uma2 family endonuclease → MSIIYNEPSLFLASEQEEFDDIIFPPGNLWSEEPALESYLHLQQLILLLKCLDWWWRERNDYFSAGNLTVYFSPNQKKSEHFRGPDFLVVLNTERKPRRSWVVWEEGKYPNIIIELLSPSTAEIDKGFKKQLYQDTFRTFDYFWFDPETLELAGFHLVDGQYQPLEPNSQGWLWSQQLELFLGVHNSQLRFFTSEGKLLPTPEEVATEAEALLAKYREQFGDLPES, encoded by the coding sequence ATGTCTATTATTTATAACGAACCTTCCCTCTTTCTAGCGTCAGAACAAGAGGAATTTGATGATATTATATTTCCACCCGGTAATTTGTGGAGTGAGGAACCAGCATTGGAAAGTTACTTACATTTACAACAACTGATACTTTTATTAAAATGCCTTGACTGGTGGTGGCGTGAGCGCAATGATTATTTTTCAGCAGGTAATCTCACTGTTTATTTTAGCCCCAATCAAAAAAAATCAGAACATTTTAGAGGGCCAGATTTTTTAGTGGTTTTGAACACAGAACGCAAACCTCGCCGAAGTTGGGTTGTGTGGGAAGAAGGGAAATATCCTAATATTATTATTGAACTATTATCTCCCTCCACCGCAGAAATTGATAAAGGTTTCAAGAAACAACTGTATCAAGATACATTCCGAACTTTTGATTATTTTTGGTTTGATCCTGAAACTTTAGAGTTAGCAGGATTTCATTTAGTTGATGGACAATACCAACCCCTTGAACCCAACTCTCAAGGATGGTTATGGAGTCAACAATTAGAATTATTTTTAGGCGTTCATAACTCTCAATTGCGTTTTTTTACTTCTGAAGGTAAACTTCTCCCCACTCCTGAAGAAGTAGCAACAGAAGCCGAAGCTTTATTAGCAAAATATCGAGAACAATTTGGAGATTTACCCGAAAGTTAA
- the trpC gene encoding indole-3-glycerol phosphate synthase TrpC — translation MVSIRRRPPNPAVEVLNLRYQVAVPGAEPQNILEEIIWYKEKEITDLRERLPLEQLKQKVNTIPAPRNFFEALKSSQTQPAVIAEVKKASPSKGVIREDFDPVAIAKSYQQGGASCLSVLTDQKFFQGSFENLAKVRAVVDLPLLCKDFVIYPYQIYLARYHGADAVLLIAAVLSDQDLQYFLKIAKVLGMTALIEVHTLEELDRVLSLNGVNLIGINNRNLQDFTVDLQTTCQLLQTRQSQFQSRDILVVSESGLHTREDLNLVTQAGARAVLIGESFMKQPDPGVALNQLITS, via the coding sequence ATGGTCTCTATTCGTCGTCGTCCACCTAATCCTGCTGTTGAAGTATTAAACTTACGCTATCAGGTTGCTGTCCCTGGTGCAGAACCTCAGAATATTTTAGAAGAAATTATTTGGTATAAAGAAAAAGAAATCACCGACTTAAGGGAACGTTTACCCTTAGAACAATTAAAACAAAAAGTCAATACAATTCCTGCACCCCGTAACTTTTTTGAAGCATTAAAATCTAGTCAAACTCAACCTGCGGTCATCGCTGAAGTTAAAAAAGCCTCCCCCAGTAAAGGCGTAATTCGAGAAGATTTTGACCCCGTTGCGATCGCAAAATCCTATCAGCAAGGAGGCGCAAGTTGTTTATCGGTTTTAACCGATCAAAAATTCTTTCAAGGGAGTTTTGAAAATCTAGCTAAAGTTCGGGCTGTTGTTGATTTACCCTTACTTTGTAAAGATTTTGTTATCTATCCTTATCAAATTTATTTAGCGCGATATCATGGAGCCGATGCGGTTTTATTAATTGCTGCGGTTCTATCCGATCAAGATTTACAATATTTTCTCAAAATCGCAAAAGTATTAGGAATGACCGCTTTAATTGAAGTCCATACCCTCGAAGAATTAGATCGAGTTTTAAGCTTAAATGGCGTTAATTTAATCGGCATTAATAATCGCAATTTACAAGATTTTACCGTTGATTTACAAACTACTTGCCAATTGTTACAAACCCGACAATCGCAATTCCAATCCCGTGATATTTTAGTGGTGAGTGAATCAGGACTTCATACCCGTGAGGATCTCAATTTAGTCACCCAAGCCGGGGCGAGAGCCGTTTTGATTGGGGAATCTTTCATGAAGCAACCCGATCCAGGTGTTGCCTTAAATCAACTGATTACCTCTTAG
- a CDS encoding DUF5340 domain-containing protein has protein sequence MEPIPLPAYVHYELLLQFLERKTRFAVKRNSPQYEKVDQLIITLRKAVALHKQLEQSCIQANLPVDYRWSLNEINPEQINLPEG, from the coding sequence ATGGAACCGATTCCTCTTCCTGCTTATGTTCATTATGAACTGCTCCTGCAATTTCTAGAACGAAAAACGAGGTTTGCAGTTAAACGGAACTCTCCTCAATACGAGAAGGTTGATCAATTGATTATTACCTTACGGAAAGCCGTCGCCCTACACAAGCAATTAGAGCAAAGCTGTATTCAAGCAAATCTCCCCGTTGACTATCGCTGGTCTTTGAATGAAATTAATCCCGAACAGATTAATTTACCAGAGGGATAA